CTGCGGCCGGGGAGGACGGGCAAGGAGGTGGACGCCCTGGCCCGGGAGGCGCTGGGGCGCCATGGCCTGGACCGCCACTTCGTCCACTCCCTGGGCCACGGGGTGGGCCTTTCCGTGCACGAGGGGCCAAGCCTCTCCCCCTACGCGGAGGAGGTCCTGGAGCCCGGCATGGTGGTCACGGTAGAGCCCGGGGTCTACCTGCCCGGGGTGGGCGGCGTGAGGGTAGAAGAGCTGGTCCTCCTCACCGAGGACGGGATAGAGCTCCTCTCCCGCTTCCCCCGGGGCTACCTGGAGGTTTGATGCCACCCCATGCTGGCTTGCGCCAGCATGGGGGCCCCGGCGGAAGGTTCCCGGGAGGCTTTTCTAAGCTGGCAGAGCGAAGGAAACAGGAAGAAATGGTATGATGCGCCTTCTGGCCCTGATCCCCTTCCTTCTGGCCCTCAGCCTGGGCCAAAGCTACACGGTGAAAAGGGGGGACACCCTCTACCGCATCGCCAGGGCCCACGGCCTCAGCGTGGCGGAGCTCATGCGCTTAAACGGCCTCACCTCGGAGCGCATCTACCCGGGCCAGGTCCTGAGGGTGGGGCAGGGGGCGCCTCCGGAAAGGCGCTTCCTCCAGGAAGGCCTCGCCGTCTGGTACGGCCCCGGCTTCCACGGCAGGAGGACGGCCAGCGGCGAGGTCTACGATCAAAACGCCCTCACCGCCGCCCACCCCAGCCTCCCCTTCGGCACCCGGGTGCGGGTCACCAACCCCAAAAACGGCCGGAGCGTGGTGGTGCGCATCAATGACCGAGGTCCCTTTGGGGGGAGGTACATCATTGACCTCTCCTACGCCGCCGCCAAGGCCATCGGGGCCCTCTCCGCCACCTGGGTGCACCTAGAGGTCTTGGAATGAGCGTCCGCTACGGGTTTCACCTATCCATCGCCGGCAAGAAGGGGGTGGCGGGGGCCCTCGAGGAGGCCCTGGCCCTGGGCCTCACCGCCCTCCAGATCTTCGCCAAAAGCCCCCGGGGCTGGAGGGCCAGGTCCCTCTCCCCAGGCGAGGTGGAGGCCTTCCGCGCCCTCAAGGAGATGGCGGGGGGGATGCCCGCGGCGATCCACGCCTCCTACCTGGTGAACCTAGGAGCGGAGGGGGAACTTTGGGAAAAGAGCGTGATGAGCCTGGCGGACGACCTGGGAAAGGCCGCCCTCCTGGGCGTGGAGTACGTGGTGGTCCACCCCGGCTCCGGGGACCCCAGGAGGATCAAGGAGGGGGCCCTAAGGGCCCTCCGCCTGGCCGGGGCCAAGGGGAGGCCCACCCTCCTCCTGGAGAACACCGCCGGAGGCGGGGAGAAGGCGGGAAGCCGCTTTGAGGAGCTGGCCTGGCTCCTCCAGGACACCCCCTTGCAGGCCTGCCTAGACACCTGCCACGCCTTCGCCGCCGGGTACGACGTGAAGGGGGACCCGAGAGGGGTCCTCTCCGCCCTGGACCGAGCGGTGGGGCTGGACCGGGTCCCCGTGGTCCATCTCAACGACTCTGTGGGGGGCCTGGGAAGCCGCGTAGACCACCACGCCCACCTCCTCAAGGGCCAGATCGGGGAAGGCCTCAAGGGGGTCCTCCTGGACCCCAGGCTCGAGGGCCGGGTCTTCATCCTGGAAACCCCGAGGAGCCCCGAGGAGGACGCCTGGAACCTGGGGGTCCTCCGCGGTTGGCTAGAGGAGGCCGCCCCCTAGGAAAAGCCTGAGGGCAGAGACCACCAGGACCAGAAGCCCTAGCCTAAAGGCCCGCTCCTCCCCAAAAATCACCCCAAGCCCCGCTCCCAGGAGGGCCAGGGGTAGCACCAGCCAGTTGAGCCAGCCCAGGAGGGGCAAAAGAGCCGGAAACAAGAGCAGAAGCGCGATAACCGAAAGGGCAAGGCTCAGGGTGCGCATGGCCCCAGCCTATCCGAAGAAAAAGCCGAAGAAGACCCCGCGCGCGAAACGGAGCACCTCCTGGATGGGCCCCCGGAGCACGAAGAAGATGAGGAGGAAGGAGAGCCAGGCGTACTGCTCAAGCCGCCAGAGGAAGGGGTGCCAGGAGAGGGGGAGGAAGCTTTGCAGGATCTTGGACCCGTCCAAGGGGGGGATGGGCAGGAGGTTGAAGATCGCCAGGACCAGGTTGATGCTGCTGGCGAAGAAAAAGGCCAGGGCCAGGACCCCTATGGGGGAACGCCCATCGCCTTGGAAGGCGAGGGCCACGCCCGAGGGGTCCAGGGCAAAAAGCCCCCGCACCAGGAGGGCGAAGAGGACGGCGAGGAGGAGGTTGATGACGATCCCCGCGATGGACACCACGAAGAGGCCCAGACGGTAGCTCCTGAAGGCCCCGGGGTTGACGGGCACCGGCTTGGCCCAGCCAAAGCCCACGAGGAGGAGGAGGACCGTGCCCAAGGGGTCCAGGTGCTTGAGGGGGTTTACGGTGAGGCGGCCCAGGCGCCTAGCGGTCCCGTCCCCAAAGCGCCATGCGGCGTAGGCGTGGCCCCACTCGTGGAGGGATAGGCTGAGGAGAAGGGCCAGGAGGGCCAGGGCAAAGGCCAGGGGATCTTGCTGCAGGAGGGCGATCATAGGCCGAAGACCCGATAGACGGCGCTAAGGAGGCCGGAAAGCCCCTGGACCACGGAGGCGGTGACCCCGGTAAAGGAAAGCACCAGGAAGATGAGGATAAAGCCCAGGGGGCCATAAGCCGCCAGGCGATCCAGAAAGCGCCGGGCCTCGAGGCTCCCCACGGCATAAAGGGCCTTGGCCCCGTCTAGGGGGGGCACGGGAAAGAGGTAGATGGCGGCGTGGAGGAGCATGAGGCGCTGGGCGGCGAAGAGGCCTTCCCCGAAGGGATAGGGCAGAAAACGGGCCAGGAGGCCGTAGAGGAAGGCGGCGAAGAAAAAGCCCAGAGGCCCCATCAAGGCCACCGCGGCCCCCTTCCGCCCGGGAAGGTTCGTGGGCACAAAGCGGGGCCAGCCAAAGCCCAAAAGGAGGAGGAGGATCAGGCCGAAGGGCTCCAGGTGCACCCTCGGGTCCAAGGAGAGGAAGCCGTAGCGCCGGGGGGCGGTCTCCCCGTAACGGTCCGCCCAAAAGGCCTGGAAGAGGTTGTGGATCACCAGGCCCAGGGCGGCGAAGGCGAAGGCGACCAAGAAGACCGAGGGGTCATTGAGGAGAGGCAAGAGTCCCATCGCCCACCAGTCTACGGGCTAAGGCCAGCTCCTCCTCAAAGGTCCGCACCTCCCCCCTGGCCCGGGCCTCGGCCACCCGCCTCAGGATCTCCCCCACCGCAGGCCCCGGCTTGAGGCCCATCTCCAGGAGGTCCCTGCCCCTCAGGAACCGGGGCTTCTCCAGGAGCCACCCTTCCCTCTCGGGGAAAAGGGCCAGGAAGGCGCTCCTCAAGGGCTCCTTCTGGAAGGCCTCCCGTTCCACCTCCTCGCCTTTGGCCGCCCGCAAAAGGAGATCGAGCCCTTCCTGGAGGCGCTTGGGCACGGCCAAGCCCTGGGCCCGCTCCAGAGGGGCCTCCTGGAAGTAGAGGAGAAGGAGCAGGCAAGCCTCCACCCACACCTTAGCCGAACCTTCCAAGGGCCGGAGGCGGGCAAAGGGCTCCCTGGGGGGCAGGCGCAGGCGGTAGAGGGGGTACAGGGCTCCCAGCTCCTCCAGGAGGGCCAGGGCCTCGAGGAAGGACGCCTCCTCCAAGGTGAGGAGAAGCTCGTCCCGGAGGCGGCTTTTGCTGGCGGTGGCCAGGACCTCGGGGAGGAGGGCTGGCGGGAGGGCCTTGAGGGCCTCCTCGGCGAAGCGGAAGGAGAGCCGGGTGGCCAGGCGCGCCCCCCGCACGATGCGGCTTGGGTCCTCCACGAAGGATAGGGGATGGAGGGGCCTAAGAAGCCGCCT
The genomic region above belongs to Thermus sediminis and contains:
- a CDS encoding septal ring lytic transglycosylase RlpA family protein, coding for MRLLALIPFLLALSLGQSYTVKRGDTLYRIARAHGLSVAELMRLNGLTSERIYPGQVLRVGQGAPPERRFLQEGLAVWYGPGFHGRRTASGEVYDQNALTAAHPSLPFGTRVRVTNPKNGRSVVVRINDRGPFGGRYIIDLSYAAAKAIGALSATWVHLEVLE
- the nfo gene encoding endonuclease IV, producing MSVRYGFHLSIAGKKGVAGALEEALALGLTALQIFAKSPRGWRARSLSPGEVEAFRALKEMAGGMPAAIHASYLVNLGAEGELWEKSVMSLADDLGKAALLGVEYVVVHPGSGDPRRIKEGALRALRLAGAKGRPTLLLENTAGGGEKAGSRFEELAWLLQDTPLQACLDTCHAFAAGYDVKGDPRGVLSALDRAVGLDRVPVVHLNDSVGGLGSRVDHHAHLLKGQIGEGLKGVLLDPRLEGRVFILETPRSPEEDAWNLGVLRGWLEEAAP
- a CDS encoding site-2 protease family protein, encoding MIALLQQDPLAFALALLALLLSLSLHEWGHAYAAWRFGDGTARRLGRLTVNPLKHLDPLGTVLLLLVGFGWAKPVPVNPGAFRSYRLGLFVVSIAGIVINLLLAVLFALLVRGLFALDPSGVALAFQGDGRSPIGVLALAFFFASSINLVLAIFNLLPIPPLDGSKILQSFLPLSWHPFLWRLEQYAWLSFLLIFFVLRGPIQEVLRFARGVFFGFFFG
- a CDS encoding zinc metalloprotease, whose amino-acid sequence is MGLLPLLNDPSVFLVAFAFAALGLVIHNLFQAFWADRYGETAPRRYGFLSLDPRVHLEPFGLILLLLLGFGWPRFVPTNLPGRKGAAVALMGPLGFFFAAFLYGLLARFLPYPFGEGLFAAQRLMLLHAAIYLFPVPPLDGAKALYAVGSLEARRFLDRLAAYGPLGFILIFLVLSFTGVTASVVQGLSGLLSAVYRVFGL